Genomic DNA from Danio rerio strain Tuebingen ecotype United States chromosome 5, GRCz12tu, whole genome shotgun sequence:
GCctaattatttatatgtattgaaAGTGCTGCATTCatccaaactttaaaaaaatgtagtttcaGTTCTTATTTATAAAGGATGCACATGGTTGTATCAATAAAAGTAACTGGTCTATAACCAGAAAATGCACAATTGTGAACTTTTATTCATGTTTGAAGCAAATTTTTAAAACGCTTAAATTATGTTAAGTGGAAACAACTCATACAGTCATGTTGGACTCCTGATGAGGCATTTTGTACATTTCCATATTGAATGTTGGTGTATAAAGGGAAAACTGTTCATGTAGGGCATGTTTTGCATGAGAACATATATCCTGATTGCTTTTAAAACTGTTTCTGCCTTCCCGTCACTGGGTTTTGGAATGAAGTTAACATACTGGTAAAGTAGCATATTGCTGTAATGGCAGTATTGTACATGTATTGTTGTCACCCAAACAGTTCTGTTGTCATTTAAACAGTGAATGATTCTTGGTATCTTACAATCCAAACggtttatattttatgtttagaaTTTGATATCATTCATGCTTAGTTTTCATGAGAATGTGATTTTTAATCTGGAAAAACAACTTATAATATTAAGATAATATTTCttcaatatttaatcattttcctTATGCTTttcgtccctttattcatcaggagtcgccacagcagaatgaaccgccaacttatccagcatattacacagtggatggccttccagctgcaaccaagaactgggaaacacccatacacactcatacactctgacCAATTCAGTTAaagcgcatgtcttcggactgtggggaaaaccagagcacccggaagagcacaccaacatggggagaacatgcaaacttcacacagaaatgccaaatagcCCAgctaagactcgaaccagcaaacttcctGCTGTAAGGttgacagtggtaaccactgagccactgtgtcagcCTTTCGTAAATATTTCAGAGAATATttcttaaagtattaaatatctctaaaatacaaaacaatacttCAGCACTTTTATGCTGTGTTTCAATCTAGACAAAACACACTAGGCCAGAAAAATATATAACAGCTGAAAATGTTCTGATTCTTTGTTTTGATAATGCTGTTATTGTACTTAAATGTTGCAGGTTATTTTGATAGCTGAAGAGTTAAACTTGTTAAGGTTCTCAgctcaaaatgaaaattttataATTACTTACTCGTGACCAAAAAAACTTTATGTAGAAACTTTTAACTAACATATTAATTTGTTACTAAAATATGAGATTAATGTTCCACCGTTGCAAGTCTATTCTGCGAAAACATGCTTCAGAATATTCATGAAGACCTCACGTCTATTCCAATATTGGATTAAAAAGAAACTTGGTTTATTTTTGAAtctctttaaaacattttgaatattCAGATTTAGGTAAAGAGACTGATTAATGAAAGGACATAAATCTCCctgattttaagataaaaaaaaaaaaaaaaaaatatatatatatatatatatatatatatatatatatatatatatatatatatatatatatatatatatatatatatataaatccaatGACTCATTTTTAATCAGGGTTTTATATTACAAATTAAACGATTCCAGTCAAGACAGAATATTTATAGAAACACTCAATTACCTTAAATTGATTTTTATAAGAGCACTTTAATTCAAAATTTCCCTTGAGTTAAACTGTTGAGCTTTACCATTTTCAAATCTATTTAACTGATCTGTGGTATGATgcgagtacttttagcttagcgtaAATCATTGACTGGAATTGGACCGTAGCATTACAGTTTTAATATGTTCTCCTTTTTAAAAGCTTGATTCTTTAATACTTGCATTGTGTAGTAAGTCtggcagaaaatgaaaagttgttttTTATAGGCCCATATGGCTAATAACTGTACACTCACTCCATAAAATAATCAACAAAGTTCATTGGTGTAACAAAGGCTGCAGCAGGAGCAATGGTATTGGAATAAGCGTTAAGTTACTAGCCACATCAGCCTAAAATATAGCAACTTAGTACATGATGTGACTACACAATAGagctttaaaacagaaaaaatatgtaaacactttaaaaaaaaatgtttagcaaaatGTTAACggtctaattcgattcaatgatttatgctaagttaAGCTTAAAGTTCTCCCttagacccagagattggctaaatgaattcaaaaatggtaaaacccaCGACTGTTTAACTGTAAGAAACACGCAAATTGAGccaattttgaaaataaaagtgtAGTATTTCTTTAAATGAAGTATTTCTTTTGCAAATGAATGTTTACTTGACACACTTTTATTGTACTTACACATTTAAGGTTCTATTTGTTATTTGAAAAGAGATTAAACTTGCCATTAGTGACAGCTGACacccaaaaatacaaatgtactcaccctcaggtggttCTAAATCTTAAGTTTCGTTTTCCTACTggacaaaaaaagaagatattttgaagaatgttggaaaatggCAGCCATTGACacccacagcaaaaaaaaaaaaaaaaaaaaaactcgaaaAGCATTGAATATATGGAAAGTGAGTacatgatgacaattttcattttagggtgaattatCCAACTGAATGTGTCTGCTTTTCttttaaaacagtaaattaataaagtaattcAATGCTGTCATAACATCATACACAAAGTGTCCAGAATTACTGTTTTAAACATGTAAAGCCTAGACTGAATCCAAAGACTGTGTGTTGAGATGTGGCCACACATAGGAGGGCCCGGCTGGGAGGAGCGGGAAGGTGGGATTGGCCACAGGAACGAATGTGGGCGAGTGTTTGAGTCTGTGTTTTTTGAGTTGTCCGAGTTCTCTGAAGCAGCATCCACACTCAGCGCAGCGGTACGGTCTCTCTCCCGTGTGAATGCGCTGGTGCTTGTGTAAGCTGTCCAGATGGCGGAAACGCTTCTCACAGTATCTGCACGGGTATGGACGCTCCCctgtgtgtatgcgctggtgtgtTTTCAGGCAGTAGAAACGTCTGAACCCTCTCCCACAAATGTTGCAGCGATGCACTTTATCAGGGCTCTCGACAGTTCTGCTGAAACCAGAGTCACTGCCCGCAGTTGGAGCCAAGGCCAGCAAAGCATCTCCATCACTCTCAGGCACTGGAGGAGAGGAGATCTGCGGTATCTCTTGAATGGAGTTGGCTGAAGATGCTAAAGCTAGATTGGATGAAGGAGGCTCTAATGTAAGTGAATCAGGATCGTCTTCGATTTTAATGGTGCCTTGTTTTACATCAGCGTCTTCCATCACCTGTATGAGCTCCAGCTCATTTACATTGCCAGCTGGCGTGCTCATTTCAAACTCAAACTTTGACATGTCCGACGGGTCCTCTGCTGGGTTTGTGGAGGGGCCTGGAGATTCTGGATCTTCATGTGCTCTCTCTGTGTCTGGTACTGCAGAACTGTggtctgaacacaaaacaaaaaggaTGAAAATATTGATGCACACTTGATTTAGACCAAGGGACTCAAACTcatttcctggagggctgcagctctgcgtagtttagctccaatctcctccaactcacacctgacTAACAGTccatagtagtcttgaacaccttgattagttggatgaGCTGTGGTTGATTAGGCTTGGCGTGAAACTGCAGAGCtgaggccctccaggaatcaagtttgaggCAATCGATTTAGACCAGGGGcgtccaaactcggccctggagggtcgttgtcctgcagattttagctccaggtcgcctggtgatttccaaaaatctatttatttttaataaaccattagaattaccatattttatccataacctactgacgAGAAAAATATTGTCGTTCATAGTTATATATACTAtacagttactatagtagcttatagttactagttctattaaaattgcgacccctggggtaattacataatattaaagacacagcaatagcgtcagatccAGCAGAcggattttataacaccaggttaatcTTTCTGGCCCGTTTACAGCACTCGcatgcattaataaaaataaatgaagaatagaatTGGGTCTATTGGAATGTGCACcgttgcatgcaaggtttctgtatttataaccaccttagaggatattgggggtcgcgagtcactggcattgtcattatgggggtcTTGGGCTGataagtttgggaacccctgatttagacCATCAAATCTGACATGGTCTTAACTTTATAAAAGCTACTTATATCATCATACTTCATACATACTTTAAATTATGTTGCTAAATTAGATGAAAAAAAGTAACACGATCTGTAAAATGCCTTCTTTAATCCATAATTGATACATTTTAGAAAGTAAAAAGCCTCCAACATTATTCTAAACATATTCTATTCATCTTCAGGTTTTGATATGTGCCTTTTTGCTCTGAATGGTTTAATGCAGTGGTcccaaacttaattcctggagggccgcaactctacatagtttagctccaaccacttttctccccataaactttcattcatatgcacatgaatgcatcagaccggaaacacaagctCATGCGGCTAGTTTTGTGGTTCGCTGCGTTGCAAAATTCAagattggtgaactctgacctgcgaaatcgcatcacatgatgaTTGCGTGAGCCCACtataaaatcaaaacatgacctctctgcacagaaatttaaaatacggaccaatcgctcacttttttaatgtctaatcatcgtttattcccgccccttttcgcagtgctgtACTACaaaatttcacatgctcaaactctagtgtgaccgacCGCAGCTTTATAGTATACAGTAGTCTTGAActccttgattagttggatcagctatgtttgattagggttggagcaaatatgcgcagagctgtggccctccaggaatagagTTTTAGACCTATGGTTTAATAGATTTAGAAATTAATCATAGGAGTTACATTGTTGTACATACAGTTATATGGTTGCTGATATCTGAAGACATACAATTACTGGACTGAAGCCAGAATATTTGAATTACAAAAGGgtttaaagaaatgtttatttttacatatctCAAACATTATTTAACCGCATTTAGAAATGCACTGATGTATTGAGAACTGATATTTGTagggctatttttttattttattttttttacagatgacttatgagtaggcccacatggaatctgagtgtgcagaattctgcagatttccaGATTTTTAGTCTattattgattctgtttatttacttgtttaaatgtgtgtaaatttatagttattcagtttttttcttttatttcagtaatattattaactaatatgaaaatatttgtatgattattcacaatatagtttgtaaagtaatttttttttgtattttagtggatatattatacgagagacttactttgtttaccaaatggatctaattggatttgcattgtacacattaaatacaagtaaaaaaagtttcttttcataaattaaggttttatttataatgcTCCAAAAATCCttcagcataaatctgcagattttttgaaCAAAATTCTgctcagaaaaagcaaaaaatatccACAGGTTCTGTCTGGCCCTGAGGCAGTTGAATATAGTCTGCTGCATAATCCAAAGTTTAGTATATCCTAAAACAAACTTACACTTGTACAGAATATAGTTtgtcataaaaatataataataatattaataaatataaataatattaatgtgaGGACTGTTGCATGTTAAGTTGAACATTTTTCAGTGGTTGGTCCTGAAtataactgttttgttttcttttattggccatgacctttttttaaataaaataattgccaCCAgccaatatttattttcattgatataaataaattaaaaataaattgcatgGCCATAATTGATGGTCATGCAACTCATTATCCTGCttacaaatgaaaacaataataacaatgaacCTTTTCCGCCCTCGTTGGTGATGTAAAACGGGCCCTCTGTGTCCTCTTGCGGTTTGAAGAGGG
This window encodes:
- the LOC100150229 gene encoding uncharacterized protein produces the protein MTLSMDISVSFLKCELASTIDQAVRCAVETVLRETARVVGVKLAAARNAAAESHRENQSLRERLEISESELKAVRYYMTAAEKNIKQCLLLNRNQPGANSARSSAEDAVFVFPSRLADESPTAPAQSRDSSRKTFRSSPGRIHNLKNVPSVGLCLPTVQSVWPRDCVNRRKARGSSVGNSSALSSDSTSTQVLLDNTAALFKPQEDTEGPFYITNEGGKDHSSAVPDTERAHEDPESPGPSTNPAEDPSDMSKFEFEMSTPAGNVNELELIQVMEDADVKQGTIKIEDDPDSLTLEPPSSNLALASSANSIQEIPQISSPPVPESDGDALLALAPTAGSDSGFSRTVESPDKVHRCNICGRGFRRFYCLKTHQRIHTGERPYPCRYCEKRFRHLDSLHKHQRIHTGERPYRCAECGCCFRELGQLKKHRLKHSPTFVPVANPTFPLLPAGPSYVWPHLNTQSLDSV